The Flexistipes sp. region TAACTCAAAAAGGACTCATTCAGCTATTGAATACAATACTCCGAGAGAGAAACTGGAACTATATTATAAAGAAATGGAGCAATGTGCTTAACTTTTTGTGTAGAAAAAGGTGGAAAGTCCACCCCTAAGACCATTATCCTTATTACCTCAATAACATCAAATACCTCCGCATTACGCATTACGGCTTTTGAATGTGGAATTTTTAGGAGGGTGCCAAGAATGGTTTGTATTGTAAATGAACTTTTTTCTGTGATATAATTCTACTGAATAAAAGCTATTAGGAGGTGCAGTATGCCAAAAATAGGTGTGATTTTCAGCGGGTGCGGTGTTTTCGACGGAACGGAGATTACCGAAGCTGTTATGACATTATATTTTCTTGAGAAGAAAGGAGCTGACATTGTTTGTATGGCGCCTAATATCGAACAATATCATGTTGTTAACCATCTAACGGGTGATGTAGATGAAAGTAAAAAACGGAATGTCTTGGAAGAAGCAGCCAGGCTTGTCAGAGGCAATGTGAAAGATATCAGCGATGTAGACATCAATGAGCTTGATGCCCTGGTTATCCCCGGCGGTTTTGGTGCTGCTAAGAACCTTACTACTTATGCGATTGAAGGTAATGACTGCAAAGTCAATGAAGATGTGAAAAAGGCGGTTAACACCATTGTTACTTCAAAAAAGCCGATGGCGGCAATATGTATAGCCCCTGTTCTGGTGGCTAAAGCTCTTGAGGGGACAGGTATAAAATCCAAAATTACAATCGGAAGCGATGAAAATGTAGCCGGTTCGATAGAATCCTTCGGAGCCACACATGTCGAGTGTCCGGTTAAAGAGGCGCTTGTTGATGAAGAAAATAAAATTATAACAACTCCTGCGTTTATGCTGGCTCAAAATACCCTTGAAGTGGCTGCAGGGATTGAAAAGACGATTGAAAACCTATACAGATTTCTTTAACTAAAAAAGGGGGCTATAAGCCCCCCTGAATTCCTTCAAATATACGAGTAAATTAATGTTTGAGAGAGTATATTAACGCAGATTGCCAGGATCGGCTGTTTTTCATTAATCATTTTTCGGAACAGTTTTTACAAGGATATAGTTTTCTGAAAAGATTTTGTCTGCAACATCTTTTATATCACCCAATTCAACGGCTTCTATATTTTCAACATAATCTTTGTAGTAGTCGGTTATCCCCAACGTATAAGCCATCCCGATATCATGGGCTTCATTAGACGCTTTTTCTCTCTGAAAAACTGCCTCCGCCTTTAATCTGTTTTTTGCTTTTTTCAAATCTTTTTCAGATAAATTTCCTTTCTGCAAATTATCTATAATTTCCCGTATTTTTGAAAGTGGATCACCGTCTGTTGAGGGGTGTTTGGTGTAGAAGAAAGTAAAACTGCCCCCGTATTTTTGCCCCAGATAACCACCAAAAACCACATTTACCAGGGGGTTTTCTATATTTTTGAGCTTTTCGTTAAGGAGTGAATACTCTCCACCTGATAAAATTTCCGTCAGTATTTCCAGCTCGTATTTATCCTCACTCATTAATGAGGGAGCTCTATAAACCAAAGCGGTATAGCTTTGTGTAATATCTTTTTCAAAATCTTTTTTTACATTTTTATTAAGCTTATCCGGAATCCCAAAGCTTTTGTTAACAGGATTGGCATCTTTTGTTTTATTAAAATACTGCATTGCCAATTCTTTTGCTTTATCCTCTGATAAATCACCAACCACTACGAGTGTCATATTTTCAGGGTGATAAAAACTGTTGTAATATTTTAAAAGTGTCTGTCTGTCAAAAGATTTGATGTTTTCAACGCTCCCTATGACCTCTCTTGCATAAGGAGTATTTTTGAAAAGGGTTTCCGATAAATATGTCCACATATCGTGTGTCGGGCTGTCGTACTTGCGCATTATTTCCTGAATGACAACGGGTTTTTCCTTTTTTATTTCCTCTTTGGGGAATGTGGCTTCAAAAACCATTTGACTGATTACATTAAAAGCTGTTTCCACATTGAAAGTGGGTATAGTGATATAGTAAAATGTATAATCTTTACTGGTTGCCGCATTCATCTGACCGCCTTTGGCCTCAACAAGAGTATCGATTTCATCCGGTGCAAATTTTTCCGTTCCTTTAAATACCATATGTTCAAGAAAATGAGATATTCCGTTGTTTTTAGCAGTTTCGTTAACGGAACCCGTCTTCATCCAAAGCTGTACGGATGTTATTTTGTTTCCGGGGACATGTTTGTAGACAAGCTGCACGCCGTTTGGCAGCTCATGGGTTTGTAAAGCCATTGAAAATCCCTCCAGGATAAAAAAGAATGTTAGAGCCAGAATCAGTTTTTTCACTGTTTCCCCTTTTTAGTATTTATTTATTATGTCAAACATGCTGTCTATTATCACATTAAACGGTACTAAGCTTTTGATTTCATCCTTTTCAATAGATGTCAAAAACTTTTCATAGTTCATAAAAAATACCGACTCTTGTTTCATAAGATTTTTAAACCAGGATAATGAGTTTATTGTGGATTTCTTGGCTAAATGTTTTTGCAGGTTTTTGGTACGTTTTAAAAGATTTTCCCTGTTTATGCTGTCCCAGGATGTCTTCAGCGGGATATGCTTAATACCGCCGGTAATCTTGTGGAGAGCCAGCTTGTCATCTATAATAAAATAATTCTTAATAGTTTCTTTGTAATCAAGCTCATTGTTTATACAGATTTCAAAGATATCGAATGCCGGCTTTGTGTAACGGATTTCGCAGATTATTTTTGCAACACTCTTGGTGCATTTCTCGCTGATCAGTTTTTCATTAATTCTGTTGAAATTATTTTTTAAATGTCCGGTAAGGTTTTTGGGTACGGTGTTTTTTATTTTGTCAAACAAAGCCTTATGCTCCTGAATCATATCAAAGTTTTTATCGTTAATAAGCCACTCCAGAGCTACTTTAAGGGTTTTTTCAAGTTCAATCAGCATATAATATTGAGTTTGTGATGGTATCTTGTAATCAAGGTTTCTTATCTTTGTTCTTATATTTTCCGCCTGCATCAGCTGATCGGCAAAAATGTATCTTTTCAGCAGTTTTTTGTAGTCTGCACCTGTATTGCTGTGAATCATCGGAAAGATAGTTGTTCCTGCCTGGTTTACAGCTTTATTGACAATCATTGTTGCCGTTATCTGATTTTTCAGACGATGATCGAAAATATGATCCCCGTATTTACCAAGAATTGTTTTTGGGAAGTAAGATTTGTATAGATTTACCATGAGCTCGTCATCCAGCTTCACATCATCAACTATTTCGTCAAAAAGCAGTATCTTGACATAAGACAGCAGGACGGTAAGTTCCGGCCGTGTTATATTTCTGTTTTCCTTGATAAAATCGATATGTTCAATTTTGAAGTTTAAAAGTCCGGTCTCTTTAAGGTATTTTGCAGTGGTTTCAAAAGGGATGGAATTGTCCTTATTTCTCAAAATATCACATGAGATTGTTTCCGACTGCTCATAATTATCCTCCAGCACCAGGCCGGTAACTTCTTCTGTAAGCTTATGTATCAGAGAATTTCTTTCTTTACGGCTTTTTAAAACCTTCTTTTTCAAAAGTATGTCCAGCAGGATTTTCAGATTTACTTCATGGTCGGACATATCTACGCCGCCGGAATTGTCTATAGCATCCGTGTTTATCAAAACACCGCTTTTGGCGAGACTTATTCTTGCTTTTTGTGTAAGTCCCAGATTAGCACCTTCTCCAATGACCCGGGCATGAATTTCCTGAGCATCCACCCTTACATTATCATTGGCTTTATCTCCGACATCTTCATGGGTTTCACTTGAATCTTTTATGTAAGTTCCGATGCCTCCGCTCCACAAGAGTTCTGCCGGTGCTTTTAAAATATACTGTATCAGCTCTTCACCTGTCAGTGTATCTTTTACGATACCAAAAATCTCCTTCATTTGCGGCGATATTTCTATCTTCTTGGCCGATCTGTCAAATACCCCGCCTCCTTCAGATATGATATCGTGGTTGTAATCTTTCCATGTTGATTTTGGTAATTTAAAAAGACGCTGTCTTTCTAAAAAACTTGTTTCCGGGTCAGGGTCCGGATCCACAAAAATATGAATATGATTAAATGCCCCGAGCAGTTTTATTTTACGCGATAAAAGCATGCCGTTACCGAAAACGTCCCCGCTCATGTCGCCGATACCGACAACTGTGAAATTCTCTTTTGAAATGTTTTTATCAAGCTCCCGGAAGTGTCTCTTTACACATTCCCAGGCGCCTCTGGCTGTTATTCCCACCTTTTTGTGATCGTAACCTTCACTGCCGCCTGAGGCGAATGCATCCCCAAGCCAAAAATTGTATTCCTTGGAAACGGAGTTGGCAACATCGCTGAATGTGGCGGTTCCTTTGTCTGCAGCAACAACAAGATAAGGGTCCTTATCATCATATATTACTGTGTTTTCAGGCTGAATAATCTTTTTACCCGCATAATTGTCTGTTAAGTCGAGAAGACCGCGGATGAAATTTTTATACTGCTCCACTACAAAAGCTCTGTCTTTGTCAATGTCCTGAAAGCGTTTTTTGACTATAAATCCGCCTTTTGAGCCCACCGGAACAATGATTGTATTTTTTACCATCTGTGTTTTCAAAAGCCCCATAATTTCCGTTCTGAAGTCGTCGAATCTGTCGCTGAAGCGTAAGCCGCCTCTGGCTACTTTTCCTCCTCTAAGATGAACCCCTTCCATATGCGGTCCGTGTACATATATTTCAAACATCGGTTTGGGTTCCGGTAAAATATCCAATGTACTACTTCGAATTTTAAATGAAATATAATTTCTGACAGGTGTTTGGTAATAATTTGTTCTGCTGGCGGCGTTTATTGTTTTCAACAGATGCCTTAATATTGAATCCCCA contains the following coding sequences:
- a CDS encoding M16 family metallopeptidase, whose product is MKKLILALTFFFILEGFSMALQTHELPNGVQLVYKHVPGNKITSVQLWMKTGSVNETAKNNGISHFLEHMVFKGTEKFAPDEIDTLVEAKGGQMNAATSKDYTFYYITIPTFNVETAFNVISQMVFEATFPKEEIKKEKPVVIQEIMRKYDSPTHDMWTYLSETLFKNTPYAREVIGSVENIKSFDRQTLLKYYNSFYHPENMTLVVVGDLSEDKAKELAMQYFNKTKDANPVNKSFGIPDKLNKNVKKDFEKDITQSYTALVYRAPSLMSEDKYELEILTEILSGGEYSLLNEKLKNIENPLVNVVFGGYLGQKYGGSFTFFYTKHPSTDGDPLSKIREIIDNLQKGNLSEKDLKKAKNRLKAEAVFQREKASNEAHDIGMAYTLGITDYYKDYVENIEAVELGDIKDVADKIFSENYILVKTVPKND
- the elbB gene encoding isoprenoid biosynthesis glyoxalase ElbB → MPKIGVIFSGCGVFDGTEITEAVMTLYFLEKKGADIVCMAPNIEQYHVVNHLTGDVDESKKRNVLEEAARLVRGNVKDISDVDINELDALVIPGGFGAAKNLTTYAIEGNDCKVNEDVKKAVNTIVTSKKPMAAICIAPVLVAKALEGTGIKSKITIGSDENVAGSIESFGATHVECPVKEALVDEENKIITTPAFMLAQNTLEVAAGIEKTIENLYRFL
- a CDS encoding NAD-glutamate dehydrogenase domain-containing protein, yielding MFNISFLTGSEIKERKNIETVKKRHNEVFGKFRQTNPPFYFFTEIFIMQLPLNFLEILTDTDLLEFLKFLFEDFNERKKKKYRMNYTTPFNSSFFIGNFSLITLSTDDRPFLVDSIREYFFEANISQQFILHPIFSVKRNNKGDITDIKDADIGTKNESYVVVFLENVEEPEFKKIRSEIKKIYNEVMLAVDDFPSMSNLLKNLSESYKNITPEVSEFIDWLMNENFILQGVRILKNVNLQTGDYSMEQFGVYKLNRTLSLIPSIIKAIQSNRLKYINNYPIVVDKAIHESKVKKRIKYDRVMITDFNENSCTVITLIGVFSKEAINTPPYKISILRKTIAEVFNYFKFVQGSHDFKWIRDIINYYPKTEIFNFDRDTLIDILETILSLQGKNQIRLYWKDFRPLKNFYILLAIPSEKFSNELIRELSGNFAEILRANLLDLTTRSDEHGYHLIHFHFYLKDLNILDKLKDGDLKEMVQGILKDWDDELYELLSIRYSGLKTDQIYHSFVSSFSENYKTRLSPREGAFDISYLIKFKGLRSAIYHENEKIVLKIYSEEKILLTDIMPVINNIGLKVHEEEIYTLSTKGKSYYISNIYLAEIDNNKKFADIYGDKLSEILTAAMTEKVENDRLNKLLVLAELSYKEIDVLRGLRNYVEQINYTFSRQSINETLINNPKIAKLLFQLFDEKFNPSCSKRDTEALEKKLLEEIDKISSVLGDSILRHLLKTINAASRTNYYQTPVRNYISFKIRSSTLDILPEPKPMFEIYVHGPHMEGVHLRGGKVARGGLRFSDRFDDFRTEIMGLLKTQMVKNTIIVPVGSKGGFIVKKRFQDIDKDRAFVVEQYKNFIRGLLDLTDNYAGKKIIQPENTVIYDDKDPYLVVAADKGTATFSDVANSVSKEYNFWLGDAFASGGSEGYDHKKVGITARGAWECVKRHFRELDKNISKENFTVVGIGDMSGDVFGNGMLLSRKIKLLGAFNHIHIFVDPDPDPETSFLERQRLFKLPKSTWKDYNHDIISEGGGVFDRSAKKIEISPQMKEIFGIVKDTLTGEELIQYILKAPAELLWSGGIGTYIKDSSETHEDVGDKANDNVRVDAQEIHARVIGEGANLGLTQKARISLAKSGVLINTDAIDNSGGVDMSDHEVNLKILLDILLKKKVLKSRKERNSLIHKLTEEVTGLVLEDNYEQSETISCDILRNKDNSIPFETTAKYLKETGLLNFKIEHIDFIKENRNITRPELTVLLSYVKILLFDEIVDDVKLDDELMVNLYKSYFPKTILGKYGDHIFDHRLKNQITATMIVNKAVNQAGTTIFPMIHSNTGADYKKLLKRYIFADQLMQAENIRTKIRNLDYKIPSQTQYYMLIELEKTLKVALEWLINDKNFDMIQEHKALFDKIKNTVPKNLTGHLKNNFNRINEKLISEKCTKSVAKIICEIRYTKPAFDIFEICINNELDYKETIKNYFIIDDKLALHKITGGIKHIPLKTSWDSINRENLLKRTKNLQKHLAKKSTINSLSWFKNLMKQESVFFMNYEKFLTSIEKDEIKSLVPFNVIIDSMFDIINKY